The Siansivirga zeaxanthinifaciens CC-SAMT-1 region GAAACCAGCTTCTGTCATTTTAGTTCTAAAATGCTTGGTATTGTTTTGCACTTTTTCAATTAAATCGGTTGATGTTTTTAACTTATTTAAAACAGCAATAGAAGCTCCAGCAATCGCTGGTGCCAAAGTATTTGAAAACAAATAAGGTCGCGATTTTTGTCTCAACATCTCAACTATTTCTTTTTTTGCAGCTGTAAATCCGCCTGAAGCGCCACCTAGTGCTTTACCATAAGTACCAGTAATAATATCGATGCGCCCCATAACATTTCTAAATTCGTGGGTACCTCTCCCCGTTTTCCCTACAAATCCCGTGGCATGACATTCATCAACCATAACCATAGCATCGTATTTATCGGCCAAATCGCAAATTTTATCTAATTGGGCAATGGTGCCGTCCATAGAAAAAACACCATCGGTAACAATTAATTTTCTTCGGGCTCCAGAAGCTGCTTGTAATTGCGCTTCTAAATCTTCCATATTATTATGTGAATAACGAAAACGACCCGCTTTACACAAACGAATACCATCAATAATAGACGCATGATTTAATTCATCTGAAATAATAGCGTCTTCCTGTGATAAAATAGGTTCAAACACGCCGCCATTGGCATCAAAAGCTGCGGCATATAAGATACAATCTTCCATACCTAAAAACTCGGCTGTTTTTTGTTCTAATGTTTTATGAATATC contains the following coding sequences:
- the kbl gene encoding glycine C-acetyltransferase; amino-acid sequence: MYGAVKQQLQDELKDIQESGLFKKERIITTPQGAQINTTAGNEVLNFCANNYLGLSSHPDVIEAGIEAMRTHGFGLSSVRFICGTQDIHKTLEQKTAEFLGMEDCILYAAAFDANGGVFEPILSQEDAIISDELNHASIIDGIRLCKAGRFRYSHNNMEDLEAQLQAASGARRKLIVTDGVFSMDGTIAQLDKICDLADKYDAMVMVDECHATGFVGKTGRGTHEFRNVMGRIDIITGTYGKALGGASGGFTAAKKEIVEMLRQKSRPYLFSNTLAPAIAGASIAVLNKLKTSTDLIEKVQNNTKHFRTKMTEAGFDIMPGEHPIVPVMLYDAKLAQEFAAKLLDEGIYVIAFFYPVVPKGKARIRVQLSASHEPHHIDKATDAFIKVGKALKVI